The following coding sequences are from one Thermostaphylospora chromogena window:
- a CDS encoding ABC transporter substrate-binding protein, whose amino-acid sequence MRNRSRFLTLLAAACLAVAGCSGGGGGGGTAQSSAPASGPASAPAGGDTSFPRNETLYTSGTQYGPPSNWNPIREWDYATGTEGLVYEPLFQYDTLKDEFIPWLAESGSWTGDKEYTLKLRQGVTWSDGKPLTADDVVYTFELGKMKSIPYSNLWTFLESVEAVDQHTVRFTFSEPNYQQFSTHLYGRAIVPKHIWEGRSEEEVLDGVNENPVGTGPYTYHSHSEDRMVWQKRDGWWATKALNLDVKPKYIVDIVNGSNEVQLGLLMQNRIDLSNNFLPGIQNLVSGNFGVHTYYPEPPYMLSANTAWLVPNTKKKPMDDAEFRKALAHAIDTKTIVDNVYGGIVVAANPTGLLPQWDKYIDKDLVAEKGFTFDVDKAKQLLADAGYRDRDGDGLVENKDGSKLQLEIAVPNGWTDWMEAARVIANSAKNAGIDITPVFPEYPKLTEDRASGDFDLFINNERQLGSTPWLYYDYIFRLPIQEKQNTTNFGRYENKKAWELVQQLDQTKLDDTQGMTEILSQIQEIQLEEMPVIPLWYNGLWAQMTSSTWTGWPSSQGDAPKNPPVLWRNWIEMGGIYTLTNIRPVNG is encoded by the coding sequence ATGCGAAACCGCTCGAGGTTTCTGACCCTGCTGGCGGCGGCCTGCCTCGCCGTCGCCGGCTGCTCGGGCGGCGGAGGCGGTGGAGGGACGGCGCAGTCCAGCGCGCCGGCCAGCGGTCCCGCCTCCGCCCCCGCCGGAGGCGACACCTCGTTCCCGCGCAACGAGACCCTGTACACCAGCGGCACCCAGTACGGCCCGCCGAGCAACTGGAACCCCATCCGCGAATGGGACTACGCCACCGGCACCGAGGGTCTGGTCTACGAGCCGCTGTTCCAATACGACACGCTCAAGGACGAGTTCATCCCCTGGCTGGCCGAGAGCGGCAGCTGGACGGGTGACAAGGAGTACACCCTCAAGCTCCGCCAGGGCGTCACCTGGTCCGACGGCAAGCCGCTGACCGCCGACGACGTCGTCTACACCTTCGAGCTGGGCAAGATGAAGTCCATCCCCTACTCGAACCTGTGGACGTTCCTGGAGTCGGTCGAGGCGGTCGACCAGCACACGGTGCGCTTCACCTTCTCCGAGCCGAACTACCAGCAGTTCTCCACCCACCTGTACGGCCGGGCGATCGTGCCCAAGCACATCTGGGAGGGCCGCTCGGAGGAGGAGGTGCTGGACGGCGTCAACGAGAACCCGGTCGGCACCGGCCCCTACACCTACCACAGCCACAGCGAGGACCGCATGGTGTGGCAGAAGCGTGACGGCTGGTGGGCGACCAAGGCGCTCAACCTCGACGTCAAGCCGAAGTACATCGTCGACATCGTCAACGGCAGCAACGAGGTTCAGCTCGGTCTGCTGATGCAGAACCGGATCGACCTGAGCAACAACTTCCTGCCCGGCATCCAGAACCTGGTGTCGGGGAACTTCGGCGTCCACACCTACTACCCCGAACCGCCGTACATGCTCTCGGCCAACACCGCCTGGCTGGTGCCGAACACCAAGAAGAAGCCGATGGACGACGCCGAGTTCCGCAAGGCGCTCGCCCACGCGATCGACACCAAGACGATCGTGGACAACGTCTACGGCGGGATCGTCGTGGCCGCGAACCCGACCGGCCTGCTGCCGCAGTGGGACAAGTACATCGACAAGGACCTGGTCGCGGAGAAGGGCTTCACCTTCGACGTGGACAAGGCCAAGCAGCTGCTCGCCGACGCCGGCTACCGCGACCGCGACGGCGACGGACTGGTCGAGAACAAGGACGGCTCCAAGCTCCAGCTGGAGATCGCCGTGCCCAACGGCTGGACCGACTGGATGGAGGCCGCCCGGGTGATCGCCAACAGCGCGAAGAACGCCGGGATCGACATCACCCCGGTCTTCCCCGAGTACCCCAAGCTGACCGAGGACCGCGCCAGCGGCGACTTCGACCTGTTCATCAACAACGAGCGGCAGCTCGGCAGCACGCCCTGGCTGTACTACGACTACATCTTCCGGCTGCCCATCCAGGAGAAGCAGAACACCACCAACTTCGGCCGCTACGAGAACAAGAAGGCCTGGGAGCTGGTCCAGCAGCTGGACCAGACGAAACTGGACGACACCCAGGGCATGACCGAGATCCTCTCGCAGATCCAGGAGATCCAGCTGGAGGAGATGCCGGTGATCCCCCTGTGGTACAACGGCCTGTGGGCCCAGATGACCTCCTCCACCTGGACCGGTTGGCCGTCCTCGCAGGGTGACGCCCCCAAGAACCCGCCCGTCCTGTGGCGCAACTGGATTGAGATGGGCGGCATCTACACGTTGACCAACATCCGTCCGGTCAACGGCTAA
- a CDS encoding glycosyl hydrolase 2 galactose-binding domain-containing protein, translated as MKHRPLHDGWTLRAASGDSGITGVPATVPGCVHTDLMAAGLIDDPYLDANETRLTWIGRTDWAYETSFHWEPDDPDARVDLVCEGLDTVATVMLNGRELGTTANMHRSYRFPVRDLLVEGANSLCVLFGSPYEYAERRRAELGDRPGAYAEPYQFIRKMACNFGWDWGPTLVTSGIWRPIGLETWSVARLACVRPLVEVVRDGDRIDGKITVHAQIERQSDEPLDIRVSLGDLAKVVGALPEGRATAEVRVDVPAPELWWPRGYGEQPLYDLTVELVDASGRVLDTWRREVGFRSVRLDTDGGAFTIVVNDRPVFVKGVNWIPDDCFPTRVTPKRLAERIDQACRAGVNTLRVWGGGRYECEEFYRLADEKGLLVWQDFPFACAAYPEEGPFREEVEAEARQNVVALAHHPSLVLWCGNNENIEGFHDWGWRERLAGKSWGAGFYYDLLPSVVAELDPTRPYWPGTPYSGAPDLPPNDPARGTIHIWDVWNTRDYTHYASYRPRFVAEFGFQGPPTYATLRRAVSDDPLTPTSPGVLHHQKADDGHGKLMRGLEGHFRTPRTFDDWHYLTQLNQARAIAFGVEHLRALAPHCMGAIVWQLNDCWPVTSWSAVDGDGRRKPLWYALRRAYADRLLVVRPTSVTVVNDTAEPWTGRLTVTRINVAGEPLAEETFEVTAEPRGVAAVELPGPLATPSYPMLELLVAELDGVRALRPFAEDRDMAYPEARMEAHAESATGGAVVTVTAQTLVRDLAIFPDRLDPAASVDDMLVTLLPGETARFRVTSPGGLDTAALTTYPVLRCVNETPRRPTDP; from the coding sequence GTGAAGCACCGTCCACTGCATGATGGCTGGACCCTGCGCGCGGCGTCCGGGGACAGCGGGATCACCGGGGTGCCCGCGACCGTGCCCGGCTGCGTGCATACCGACCTGATGGCCGCGGGGTTGATCGACGATCCCTATCTGGACGCCAATGAGACCCGCCTCACCTGGATCGGCAGGACCGACTGGGCGTATGAGACGTCCTTCCACTGGGAGCCCGACGATCCCGACGCCCGGGTCGACCTGGTGTGCGAAGGCCTGGACACCGTGGCCACCGTCATGCTCAACGGGCGGGAGCTGGGAACCACCGCCAACATGCACCGCTCCTACCGCTTCCCGGTACGCGATCTGCTCGTCGAGGGGGCCAACTCCCTGTGCGTGCTGTTCGGCTCGCCGTACGAGTACGCCGAAAGGCGGCGGGCGGAGCTGGGGGACCGGCCCGGCGCCTACGCCGAGCCGTACCAGTTCATCAGGAAGATGGCCTGCAACTTCGGCTGGGACTGGGGGCCGACGCTGGTGACCAGCGGCATCTGGCGGCCCATCGGCCTGGAGACGTGGTCGGTGGCCCGGCTGGCGTGCGTACGCCCGCTGGTGGAGGTGGTGCGTGACGGCGACCGGATCGACGGCAAGATAACGGTACACGCACAGATCGAGCGTCAAAGCGATGAGCCGCTTGACATCAGGGTGTCACTGGGAGACCTTGCCAAGGTGGTGGGAGCGCTCCCAGAGGGTCGTGCGACAGCCGAGGTGCGCGTGGACGTCCCCGCGCCCGAGCTGTGGTGGCCCCGTGGATACGGCGAGCAGCCGCTGTACGACCTGACGGTCGAGCTGGTGGACGCCTCCGGCCGGGTGCTCGACACCTGGCGGCGCGAGGTCGGCTTCCGCTCCGTGCGCCTGGACACCGACGGCGGAGCGTTCACCATCGTCGTCAACGACCGGCCCGTCTTCGTCAAAGGCGTCAACTGGATCCCCGACGACTGCTTCCCCACCCGGGTCACTCCGAAGCGGCTGGCCGAGCGCATCGACCAGGCGTGCCGGGCCGGGGTGAACACGCTGCGCGTGTGGGGCGGCGGCCGCTACGAATGCGAGGAGTTCTACCGGCTGGCCGACGAGAAGGGCCTGCTGGTGTGGCAGGACTTCCCCTTCGCCTGCGCGGCCTACCCCGAAGAGGGCCCCTTCCGCGAGGAGGTCGAAGCCGAGGCCCGGCAGAACGTCGTCGCGCTCGCCCACCATCCCAGCCTCGTCCTGTGGTGCGGCAACAACGAGAACATCGAGGGCTTCCACGACTGGGGCTGGCGCGAACGGCTCGCCGGGAAGAGCTGGGGAGCCGGCTTCTACTACGACCTGCTCCCCTCGGTGGTCGCCGAACTCGACCCCACCCGTCCCTACTGGCCGGGCACCCCCTACTCCGGCGCGCCCGATCTGCCGCCCAACGACCCCGCGCGCGGCACCATCCACATATGGGACGTGTGGAACACCCGTGATTACACCCACTACGCCTCCTACCGGCCCAGGTTCGTGGCCGAGTTCGGCTTCCAGGGGCCGCCGACGTACGCGACGCTGCGCCGGGCCGTCTCCGACGACCCCCTCACCCCCACCTCGCCCGGCGTGCTGCACCACCAGAAGGCCGACGACGGGCACGGCAAGCTGATGCGCGGCCTGGAAGGCCACTTCCGCACGCCGCGGACCTTCGACGACTGGCACTACCTCACCCAGCTCAACCAGGCGCGGGCCATCGCCTTCGGCGTGGAGCACCTGCGCGCGCTCGCCCCGCACTGCATGGGCGCGATCGTCTGGCAGCTCAACGACTGCTGGCCGGTCACCTCCTGGTCGGCCGTGGACGGCGACGGGCGGCGCAAGCCGCTGTGGTACGCGCTGCGCCGGGCCTACGCCGACCGGCTGCTCGTGGTGCGCCCGACGAGCGTCACCGTGGTGAACGACACCGCCGAGCCGTGGACGGGGCGGCTCACCGTCACCCGGATCAACGTGGCGGGCGAACCGCTGGCCGAGGAGACCTTCGAGGTGACGGCGGAGCCCAGGGGAGTGGCCGCGGTCGAGCTGCCCGGCCCGCTGGCGACGCCCTCCTACCCGATGCTCGAACTCCTGGTCGCGGAACTCGACGGGGTGCGGGCGCTGCGCCCCTTCGCAGAAGATCGTGACATGGCCTACCCCGAGGCGCGCATGGAGGCGCACGCTGAGAGCGCTACCGGCGGGGCGGTGGTCACGGTCACCGCGCAGACCCTCGTGCGCGACTTGGCGATCTTCCCCGACCGGCTCGACCCGGCCGCGTCGGTGGACGACATGCTGGTCACCCTGTTGCCCGGCGAGACGGCCAGGTTCCGGGTGACCTCTCCGGGAGGGCTCGACACCGCGGCCCTCACGACGTATCCGGTTCTCCGCTGCGTCAACGAGACGCCGCGCCGGCCGACGGATCCATGA
- a CDS encoding LacI family DNA-binding transcriptional regulator has product MNRPTIADIARRAGVSKGAVSYALNGQPGVSEATRARIRAIAEEIGWRPNRAALALNGARADAIGLALCRPARILGVEPFFMELISGIEAELAARSNALMLQVVTDHEAEIALYRRWWGEGRIDGAIMVDLHLDDPRVPVLEELGMPVVVIGHPSEAGSLLPVWSDDGAAVRETVEYLVALGHRRIARVAGLPRLVHTTIRDRAFTEVCRELGVTEHAIVHTDYTGEDGARATRRLLSSPRRPTAIVYDNDITAVAGLSVAQEMCLSVPADLSIVAWDDSPLSQVVRPALTALTRDIPAYGAHAARRLLALVAGEEVSGFKDVAARLVPRGSTGRPPADG; this is encoded by the coding sequence GTGAACAGACCGACGATCGCCGACATCGCCCGGCGCGCCGGCGTCTCCAAGGGTGCGGTGTCCTACGCGCTCAACGGCCAGCCCGGGGTCTCCGAGGCCACCCGCGCCCGGATCCGCGCGATCGCCGAAGAGATCGGCTGGCGCCCCAACCGGGCGGCCCTGGCCCTCAACGGCGCCCGCGCCGACGCGATCGGCCTGGCGCTGTGCCGCCCGGCGCGCATCCTCGGCGTCGAGCCGTTCTTCATGGAGCTGATCAGCGGTATCGAGGCCGAGCTGGCGGCGCGCTCCAACGCGCTGATGCTCCAGGTGGTCACCGACCACGAGGCCGAGATCGCGCTCTACCGCCGCTGGTGGGGCGAGGGGCGCATCGACGGCGCCATCATGGTCGACCTGCATCTGGACGACCCTCGGGTGCCCGTGCTGGAGGAGCTGGGCATGCCGGTCGTGGTGATCGGGCACCCCTCCGAGGCGGGCTCGCTGCTGCCGGTCTGGTCCGACGACGGCGCGGCCGTCCGCGAGACGGTGGAGTACCTCGTGGCGCTGGGGCACCGGCGCATCGCCCGGGTGGCGGGACTGCCGCGCCTGGTGCACACCACGATCCGCGATCGCGCCTTCACCGAGGTGTGCCGGGAGCTCGGCGTCACCGAGCACGCGATCGTCCACACCGACTACACCGGCGAGGACGGCGCGCGCGCCACGCGCAGGCTGCTCAGCTCGCCCCGGCGGCCGACGGCGATCGTCTACGACAACGACATCACGGCCGTCGCCGGGTTGTCGGTCGCCCAGGAGATGTGCCTGTCCGTCCCGGCCGACCTGTCGATCGTCGCCTGGGACGACTCGCCGCTTTCCCAGGTGGTGCGACCGGCGCTGACCGCGCTGACCCGCGACATCCCCGCCTACGGCGCGCACGCCGCCCGCCGCCTGCTGGCGCTGGTCGCCGGCGAGGAGGTCAGCGGCTTCAAGGACGTGGCCGCACGGCTGGTCCCCCGGGGAAGCACCGGTCGCCCGCCCGCCGACGGCTGA
- a CDS encoding DEAD/DEAH box helicase → MTTSETALSGNAPASEDGPEEARGFVLLGLPRPLATALARQGITTPFEIQRKSIPHILDGSDVLGRAQTGSGKTLAFGLPVLARLAGRRADPGRPRAVILVPTRELALQVHDVLAPFARVLRVRVRTVVGGMPMARQIEALRRGVEVVVATPGRLTDLVQQGECSLADVRITVLDEADHMCDLGFFPVVTALLAQTPADGQRLLFSATLDDEVDKLVSRFLTEPVLCSVAPAVSPVATMEHHVVQVSEDDKFPIVAEIANREGRTILFVRTQHGVDRLVRQLARVGVRAGGLHGGKRQAQRTRILREFREGRISVLVCTDVAARGIHVDDVSLVLHVDPPQDPKSYLHRGGRTARAGERGTVMTLVLPAERRFTDRLTRQAGIRPYRIKATPGHPRLAEVAGAQPPSGEAIPVWEPPRPPARRRRGDGHRDRRTGRGDHAGRAGREGRREERRSAR, encoded by the coding sequence GTGACCACGTCCGAGACCGCCCTGTCCGGTAACGCTCCCGCCAGCGAGGACGGCCCCGAGGAGGCGCGCGGGTTCGTGCTGCTCGGCCTGCCTCGCCCGCTTGCGACGGCCCTGGCCCGGCAGGGCATCACCACCCCGTTCGAGATCCAGCGCAAGAGCATCCCGCACATCCTCGACGGGAGCGACGTCCTCGGCCGCGCTCAGACCGGCTCGGGGAAGACGCTCGCCTTCGGCCTGCCCGTCCTCGCCCGCCTCGCCGGGCGGAGGGCGGACCCCGGCCGTCCGCGGGCCGTCATCCTCGTCCCCACCCGTGAACTCGCCCTCCAGGTGCACGACGTGCTCGCCCCGTTCGCCCGCGTGCTGCGGGTGCGCGTGCGCACCGTCGTCGGCGGCATGCCCATGGCGCGGCAGATCGAGGCGCTGCGCCGCGGCGTCGAGGTCGTCGTCGCCACTCCGGGCCGTCTCACCGATCTCGTCCAGCAGGGCGAGTGTTCGCTCGCCGATGTGCGGATCACCGTGCTCGACGAAGCCGACCACATGTGCGACCTCGGCTTCTTCCCCGTGGTGACCGCGCTGCTCGCGCAGACTCCCGCGGACGGCCAGCGGCTGCTGTTCTCCGCCACGCTCGACGACGAGGTCGACAAGCTGGTCTCCCGTTTCCTCACCGAACCCGTCCTGTGCTCCGTCGCCCCGGCCGTCTCGCCGGTGGCCACCATGGAGCACCACGTCGTCCAGGTGAGCGAGGACGACAAGTTCCCGATCGTCGCCGAGATCGCCAACCGCGAGGGCAGGACCATCCTGTTCGTCCGCACCCAGCACGGCGTGGATCGCCTGGTCCGGCAGCTCGCCCGGGTGGGTGTGCGAGCCGGCGGGCTGCACGGCGGCAAACGGCAGGCCCAGCGCACCCGCATCCTGCGGGAGTTCCGCGAGGGCCGGATCTCGGTGCTGGTCTGCACCGACGTGGCGGCCCGGGGCATCCACGTGGACGACGTGAGCCTCGTGCTGCACGTCGATCCACCCCAGGATCCCAAGAGCTACCTGCACCGCGGCGGGCGCACCGCCCGTGCGGGGGAGCGGGGGACCGTGATGACGCTGGTGCTGCCCGCTGAGCGCCGCTTCACCGACCGGCTGACCCGGCAGGCGGGCATCCGGCCGTACCGCATCAAGGCCACGCCCGGACATCCGCGCCTGGCCGAGGTGGCCGGGGCCCAGCCGCCCAGCGGTGAGGCGATCCCGGTCTGGGAGCCGCCGCGCCCGCCCGCGCGACGCCGCCGCGGCGACGGCCACCGAGACCGGCGCACCGGTCGCGGCGATCACGCGGGTCGCGCCGGGCGCGAGGGACGGCGGGAGGAGCGCCGCTCCGCGCGCTGA
- a CDS encoding metal-sulfur cluster assembly factor codes for MSKPVETPTTPANSGDTSVDDVLEALKDVVDPELGVNVVDLGLVYGVNLDQGEGGTIATIDMTLTSAACPLTDVIEDQATRALDGMVSDVKINWVWLPPWGPDKITDEGREQLRMLGFNV; via the coding sequence ATGAGCAAGCCGGTTGAGACCCCGACGACCCCCGCCAACAGCGGTGACACCAGCGTCGACGACGTCCTGGAGGCGCTCAAGGACGTGGTGGACCCCGAGCTCGGCGTGAACGTCGTGGACCTCGGCCTGGTGTACGGCGTGAACCTCGACCAGGGCGAGGGCGGCACCATCGCGACCATCGACATGACGCTGACCAGCGCCGCCTGCCCGCTGACCGACGTCATCGAGGACCAGGCGACCCGGGCGCTGGACGGCATGGTCTCCGACGTCAAGATCAATTGGGTCTGGCTGCCGCCGTGGGGGCCGGACAAGATCACTGACGAGGGGCGCGAGCAGCTTCGGATGCTCGGCTTCAACGTCTGA
- the sufU gene encoding Fe-S cluster assembly sulfur transfer protein SufU translates to MIAESMYQELILEHYKNPQGRGLREPYDAEVHHVNPTCGDEITMRVKLGDGEKIEDVSYEGQGCSISQAAASVLYELASGSTVRETLDLVDEFTRLLQGRGQVEPDEEVLGDAVAFAGVAKYPARVKCALLAWMAYKDALLRSTA, encoded by the coding sequence ATGATCGCCGAGTCCATGTACCAGGAGCTGATCCTGGAGCACTACAAGAATCCGCAGGGGCGCGGACTGCGGGAGCCGTACGACGCCGAGGTCCACCATGTGAACCCGACCTGCGGCGACGAGATCACCATGCGGGTGAAGCTCGGCGACGGCGAGAAGATCGAGGACGTCTCCTACGAGGGGCAGGGGTGCTCGATCAGCCAGGCGGCCGCCTCGGTGCTGTACGAGCTGGCCAGCGGTTCCACGGTGCGGGAGACCCTGGACCTGGTCGACGAGTTCACCCGTCTGCTGCAGGGCAGGGGACAGGTCGAGCCCGATGAGGAGGTGCTCGGCGACGCGGTGGCGTTCGCGGGTGTGGCCAAGTACCCCGCCCGGGTGAAGTGCGCGCTGCTGGCCTGGATGGCGTACAAGGACGCATTGCTGAGGAGCACAGCATGA
- a CDS encoding cysteine desulfurase: MTSVNYDVERIRKDFPILSRELPGGRPLVYLDSGNSSQKPLAVIETMREHLASHYGNVGRAMHVLGTESTEAYEAARDKVAAFVGAPSRDEIVFTKNASEALNLVAYAFGNRACEDPRFRMGPGDEIVISEMEHHSNIVPWQLLAQRTGATLRWFPVTDEGRLDLSGLDDLVTERTRIVSIAHQSNVLGTVNPVAAILPRVREVGALLMLDASQSVPHHPADFAALGADFVAFTGHKMVGPSGIGVLWGRRELLDAMPPFLGGGEMIEAVWMDRSTYAPVPHKFEAGTPPIVEAIGLGAAVDYLTSIGMPAIEAHERELTAYALNALAEVPGLRVIGPRDLEMRGGTVSFTLEGVHPHDVGQILDDAFGIAVRVGHHCARPLHLRFGIPATTRASFYLYNTTSEIDALVRGLHHVRKVFA; the protein is encoded by the coding sequence GTGACCTCTGTGAACTACGACGTGGAGAGGATCAGGAAGGACTTCCCGATCCTCTCCCGGGAGCTGCCCGGCGGACGGCCGCTGGTCTACCTCGACTCGGGTAACTCCTCCCAGAAGCCGCTCGCGGTCATCGAGACGATGCGTGAGCACCTGGCGAGCCACTACGGCAACGTGGGCCGGGCCATGCACGTCCTGGGCACGGAGTCGACCGAGGCGTACGAGGCGGCCCGGGACAAGGTGGCCGCGTTCGTCGGGGCGCCCTCCCGCGACGAGATCGTCTTCACCAAGAACGCCTCGGAGGCGCTCAATCTCGTCGCCTACGCCTTCGGCAACCGTGCGTGCGAGGATCCCCGTTTCCGCATGGGGCCGGGCGACGAGATCGTCATCTCCGAGATGGAGCACCACTCCAACATCGTCCCCTGGCAGCTCCTGGCGCAGCGTACCGGCGCGACCCTGCGCTGGTTCCCCGTCACCGACGAGGGGCGGCTGGACCTGTCCGGCCTGGACGACCTGGTGACCGAGCGCACCAGGATCGTGTCGATCGCGCACCAGTCCAACGTGCTGGGCACCGTCAACCCCGTCGCCGCGATCCTGCCCCGCGTCCGCGAGGTCGGCGCGCTGCTCATGCTCGACGCCTCCCAGTCCGTCCCGCACCATCCGGCGGACTTCGCGGCGCTGGGCGCCGACTTCGTCGCCTTCACCGGGCACAAGATGGTCGGCCCTTCCGGCATCGGCGTGCTGTGGGGCCGCCGCGAGCTGCTGGACGCCATGCCGCCCTTCCTCGGCGGCGGTGAGATGATCGAGGCGGTCTGGATGGACCGCTCGACCTACGCGCCCGTGCCGCACAAGTTCGAGGCGGGCACGCCGCCGATCGTGGAGGCCATCGGCCTCGGCGCGGCCGTCGACTACCTGACCTCGATCGGCATGCCCGCCATCGAGGCGCACGAGCGGGAGCTGACCGCCTACGCCCTGAACGCGCTGGCGGAGGTCCCCGGCCTGCGTGTCATCGGTCCCCGCGACCTCGAGATGCGGGGCGGTACCGTATCCTTCACGCTGGAGGGCGTCCACCCGCACGATGTCGGTCAGATCCTGGACGACGCGTTCGGCATCGCCGTACGCGTCGGCCACCACTGCGCACGCCCGCTCCACCTGCGGTTCGGAATACCCGCGACCACGCGTGCGTCGTTCTACCTGTACAACACCACTAGCGAGATCGACGCTCTGGTGCGCGGCCTCCACCATGTCCGGAAGGTGTTCGCTTAA
- the sufC gene encoding Fe-S cluster assembly ATPase SufC — protein MSTLEIRDLHVAVEDKPILRGVDLTVRAGETHAIMGPNGSGKSTLAYAVAGHPKYTVTGGQVLLDGEDLLEMSVDERARAGLFLAMQYPVEVPGVSVSNFLRSAVTAVRGEAPKLREFSKELRSKMDDLHIDPSFAQRNLNEGFSGGEKKRHEILQLELLKPKIAVLDETDSGLDVDALRVVSEGINRFRSGDTGVLLITHYTRILRYVKPDFVHVFAGGRIVEEGGPELAERLESEGYERYVKATA, from the coding sequence GTGTCCACCCTTGAGATCCGTGACCTGCACGTGGCCGTCGAGGACAAGCCCATCCTGCGGGGGGTCGACCTGACCGTACGGGCCGGCGAGACCCACGCCATCATGGGCCCGAACGGCTCGGGCAAGTCCACCCTCGCCTACGCCGTCGCCGGCCACCCCAAGTACACCGTGACCGGCGGCCAGGTGCTGCTGGACGGCGAAGACCTGCTGGAGATGTCGGTGGACGAGCGGGCCCGCGCGGGCCTGTTCCTGGCCATGCAGTACCCCGTGGAGGTTCCCGGCGTCTCGGTCTCCAACTTCCTGCGCAGCGCGGTGACCGCCGTCCGCGGCGAGGCCCCCAAGCTCCGCGAGTTCTCCAAGGAACTGCGGAGCAAGATGGACGACCTGCACATCGACCCCTCCTTCGCCCAGCGCAACCTCAACGAGGGGTTCTCCGGCGGTGAGAAGAAGCGCCACGAGATCCTCCAGCTGGAGCTGCTCAAGCCGAAGATCGCCGTCCTCGACGAGACCGACTCCGGTCTCGACGTCGACGCGCTGCGCGTGGTGTCGGAGGGCATCAACCGGTTCCGCTCCGGTGACACCGGCGTGCTGCTGATCACCCACTACACCCGCATCCTGCGCTACGTGAAGCCCGACTTCGTGCACGTCTTCGCCGGCGGCCGGATCGTCGAGGAGGGCGGTCCCGAGCTGGCCGAGCGGCTGGAGTCGGAGGGCTACGAGCGCTACGTGAAGGCGACGGCGTGA
- a CDS encoding non-heme iron oxygenase ferredoxin subunit translates to MSFVKVCKVGDIPEDGALGVEVDDTPVALVRAEGEIHALHDVCSHAEVRLSEGEVYDSTLECWLHGSCFDVRTGKPTGPPATKPVPVYQVKIDGDDVYVSLSKES, encoded by the coding sequence GTGAGTTTCGTCAAGGTCTGCAAGGTCGGCGACATCCCCGAGGACGGCGCCCTCGGGGTGGAGGTCGACGACACCCCGGTCGCGCTGGTGCGGGCCGAGGGGGAGATCCACGCGCTGCACGACGTGTGCTCCCACGCCGAGGTACGGCTCAGCGAGGGCGAGGTCTACGACAGCACCCTGGAGTGCTGGCTGCACGGCTCGTGCTTCGACGTACGCACCGGAAAGCCCACCGGTCCGCCGGCCACCAAGCCGGTTCCCGTCTACCAAGTGAAGATCGATGGCGACGACGTCTACGTCTCGCTCTCGAAGGAGTCATAA